Proteins encoded together in one Quercus lobata isolate SW786 chromosome 3, ValleyOak3.0 Primary Assembly, whole genome shotgun sequence window:
- the LOC115979886 gene encoding uncharacterized protein LOC115979886 — protein MVQAEIHCGQAEIWRQITAAGDTCTEVTDCISQVLGLHILGWLGRLAFLPPRCLLVLPPRPLSCGVFPNFDSIFVPRDKDVSNCEGSADLHHSPSIVEFDETSSQISCRDAQSSSELSIPKSPPALLKGSVTTLNVDVLEQTVLPLQNQLLTHLESMNLLQHKSMTQVVESTFIVLDRLLVNYTPF, from the exons ATGGTCCAGGCTGAGATTCATTGCGGACAGGCTGAGATCTGGAGGCAGATTACTGCTGCTGGAGACACTTGTACTGAAG TGACAGATTGTATAAGTCAAGTTTTAGGACTTCATATTCTGGGTTGGTTGGGCCGGCTTGCTTTCCTTCCTCCTCGATGTTTATTAGTTCTTCCACCTCGGCCTCTCTCTTGCG GTGTTTTCCCTAATTTTGATTCCATATTTGTTCCTCGAGATAAAGATGTGTCTAATTGTGAAGGCTCTGCTGACCTGCATCATAGCCCTTCAATTGTTGAATTTGATGAGACGTCATCACAAATATCTTGTCGTGACGCTCAGTCTTCGAGTGAATTGTCAATCCCCAAGAGTCCTCCTGCTTTGCTAAAAGGTAGCGTAACAACTTTAAACGTGGATGTGCTTGAGCAGACAGTGTTGCCTCTTCAAAATCAGCTTCTTACCCATCTTGAATCAATGAATCTGCTTCAACACAAGTCCATGACACAGGTGGTGGAATCTACTTTTATCGTTTTGGATCGTCTATTAGTTAATTATACACCTTTTTAA
- the LOC115979887 gene encoding uncharacterized protein LOC115979887, which produces MVEKIIIFCDGQREDRHICEFLFIYLFYLQRVCKLVTNHRNMVAWSAVQESSTSTVAAETKEVKTAQEEAPAKAKPPAKATAKPLPQLMEEDIIPSLKAILEAQPDLSEIELSFQDNRLEGSFLKNDNPYSFWAFFPEGVLTSTSYMHANCYPIAHSYKHPTSIYL; this is translated from the exons AtggttgaaaaaataattatattttgtgATGGCCAGAGGGAGGATAGGCatatttgtgaatttttatttatttatttattttatttgcagAGGGTATGTAAATTAGTAACTAATCACAGAAACATGGTTGCTTGGTCTGCTGTGCAAGAATCGTCTACTTCTACAG TGGCTGCCGAAACAAAGGAGGTGAAGACAGCTCAAGAAGAAGCTCCAGCAAAGGCCAAACCTCCAGCAAAAGCTACGGCCAAGCCACTGCCTCAGTTAATGGAGGAGGATATCATCCCTTCATTGAAAGCAATACTTGAAGCTCAACCTGATCTTTCTGAAATTGAACTATCTTTCCAAGACAACAGg TTGGAAGGTTCCTTTCTAAAGAATGATAATCCTTATTCTTTTTGGGCATTCTTCCCTGAAGGGGTCCTCACAAGTACTTCATATATGCATGCTAATTGTTATCCAATTGCACATTCATACAAACACCCAACTAGCATTTATTTATGA
- the LOC115979888 gene encoding uncharacterized protein LOC115979888 isoform X1 has protein sequence MLLHYLSTISPPEPIIPPRIYAEKYTVFPPESPGTSSLMAARHDSGETPTSNIEDNSAQAREKAEKEGFEVSNPKTQNLVANTKALAENEGEGLAKLKSWWKWVLKS, from the exons ATGCTCTTGCATTATCTGTCTACTATTTCACCACCAGAGCCCATTATCCCTCCTCGGATATATGCTGAAAAATATACTGTGTTTCCGCCAGAATCTCCTGGTACAAGTTCCTTAATGGCTGCAAGACATGACTCAGGGGAAACCCCAACATCCAACATAGAAGACAACTCT GCTCAAgcaagggagaaagctgaaaAAGAGGGATTTGAAGTAAGCAATCCCAAGACCCAAAATTTGGTGGCTAACACAAAGGCCCTAGCAGAAAATGAAGGGGAGGGACTTGCCAAG TTGAAGAGTTGGTGGAAGTGGGTCCTGAAAAGTTAA
- the LOC115979888 gene encoding uncharacterized protein LOC115979888 isoform X2, with translation MLLHYLSTISPPEPIIPPRIYAEKYTVFPPESPGTSSLMAARHDSGETPTSNIEDNSAQAREKAEKEGFEVSNPKTQNLVANTKALAENEGEGLAKHS, from the exons ATGCTCTTGCATTATCTGTCTACTATTTCACCACCAGAGCCCATTATCCCTCCTCGGATATATGCTGAAAAATATACTGTGTTTCCGCCAGAATCTCCTGGTACAAGTTCCTTAATGGCTGCAAGACATGACTCAGGGGAAACCCCAACATCCAACATAGAAGACAACTCT GCTCAAgcaagggagaaagctgaaaAAGAGGGATTTGAAGTAAGCAATCCCAAGACCCAAAATTTGGTGGCTAACACAAAGGCCCTAGCAGAAAATGAAGGGGAGGGACTTGCCAAG CACAGTTGA